The window ACGGAAACGGGCAACCGAGGCGCCGAGCGCCGGGATTTCGACGGTCGGACCAGAACTCCTTTCGACACATCTCGCGTACCCCACGCAAGAATGGACAGACGAGAGTTCCTGCGAGCGGGCGGGGCGGCCGGAGTCCTCGCGCTGGCAGGCTGCACGGGAACAGACGGGGGGGACGGTGGCGGGGGCGCGACACCGACGCCCACGCCGGCCGGCGGCAGCGGCGAGACACCGACACAGGCCGACGACGCGTCGCTCCCCGGGGGCGTCTACGTCCAGCGCTACTCCGAGAGCATGGCGATGCAGGGAACGGAGACGGCGGACGGATACGCCGCCGGGCTCATGTACGCCGCCCCGCACGTTTTCTGGAACGTCGCCGGGTCACAGCTGGAGCAGACACCGAAGGAGCCCTCGGACAGCGTCCACCTGATGGCCGTCGTCTGGGACCCCGAGACGAACACGGTCCTCCCCGAGGCGGGAGTCTCCGTCGAAATCCTCCAGAACGGCTCGCTCGTGAGCCAGGAGGTCATCTACCCGATGCTCTCCCAGCGGATGGGATTCCACTGGGGCGGGAACTTCCCGCTCGACGGCGACGGGGAGTACGTCGCGCGGGTGAGCATCGGCGGCATGAACACCCGCCGGACGGGTGCCTTCGAGGGGCAGTTCGGTGACCCGGCGACGCTCGAGCTCCCGTTCGCGTTCAACGAGGCGGAGCGCTCGAAGGTGACCGTCGAGCCGCTGGAGCAGTACGGCCAGCGCGGCGCGGTCAAGCCGATGAGCATGGGGATGATGCCGCAGGCGTACGCGCCGAAGCAGTCGGACCTGCCGGGCGAGTTCCTCGCGAAGACGACCAGCGACGACACCGTCTTCCTGTCGACACAGCTCTCGGGCGAGGCCGCGAGCCGGTTCGACGCCACGAACTACCTCGCCGTCTCGGCCCGGACCCCCTACAACCGCATCGTCCTCCCGTCGATGGCCGTCGAGGCGACGGTCACGCGGGGGAGCGAGACCGTCTTCGACGGCGCACTGACGCGGACGCTCGACCCCGAACTCGACTACCACTACGGCACGGCCATCGCGGGCGGCCTGCAGGCTGGCGACGAGGTCGAGTTGCGGGTCCCGACCCCGCCGCAGGTCGCCCGCCACGAGGGGTACGAGCGGGCGTTCCTGCAGATGGAGCCGATGACGTTCACGGTCTGAGCGTCCGGGAGGTCGACCGGCGCGGCCGTGCGATTCTGGTCCGAATTGGGAAACAGGCTATACAGGACGAGCGACAGCGTACGGGCAGTGCAACGACGCTCCCTCGTCGCGGCGGCGCTCGCGCTGGCCTGCGTGGCGGCGCTGGCGGCGGTTCCACTGCCGGTCAGCGCCCACGTCAACGACGTCCGTGCGGACCCGCAGGTCTCAGCCGACGGGACCGTACTGGTGGAGACCGCGTACGTCGCCGACGACGCCTGGCTGGCGCTGTACAGCGACGACGGCGGCGAGCGGGGCGAGGTCATCGGGACGAGGCAGCTGGGTGACGCCGGCTTCCGCACCGACCTCGCCGTGCGCATCGACGAGGGCGCCTGGCGCGACTGGAGCGAGGGCGAGGCCCGGACGGTCCACGTCGCGCTCCACAACGACAAGGGGTCCAGCGGCTTCGACCGCGAGGAGGACCCGGTTCTGACCTTCTTCGGGCGCGAGGCGACCGACCAGTTCACCCTCGAACACGGCCAGGGCGCCTACGTCGGCACCCGGGCGTTCAGCCCGCAGGACACCGACGGCCCGAGTGTGACCGTGCGGACCGCACGACTGCCGAGCGACGGGCATCTCGTCGCGCGGAACGTGACAAACGCCAGCGAGGGGAACGAGACCGCGCTGGAGCCCGTGGGCTCGACCGCGCTGGCGGCCGGCACCCACCAGGACGTGACCGTCGAACTGGACGCGGCGTACTACGAGCGCCAGGACACCCGCGCCCGCATCGGTCTCACCGTCTACCGTGACGACGGCGACGGGCGCTTCGGCCCCGGTGACGAGCCGGTTCGCGCGGGCGACGCGGCGGTCACCACCTTCGTCTTCCTCAACCGGACGGACGCCTCCGGGGGCGCTGGGGGCGAGAGTGCCGGTGGGGGCGAGAGTTCGGCCAGTGACGGCGCGGCGGTGACCACCCCGGGTGCGACCGACGGGACGGACGGCGAGGGCGGGGGGCTCGTCACGACCGCGACGGCCGAGTCGACGACGGCGCCCGGAACCACGGCGGACGGCGACACCGCGACGAAGAGTACGGACGGACAACCCGGATTCGGCGTTCTGACGGCAGCACTGGCCGTCGTGGCCGTGCTCGCGGCGGGCGGACGGCGCCGACGGACCTAAACACGAACGATGACTACCTACCCACATGGCCAACGGGCCGCTGCTCATCGCGCTGCTGGCGCTCGCGGGTGTCGCAGCGGCTACGCTGCTCGGACTGGCGCTCGCGGGCTTCGCCCGCCGGCGCTCCCGACCGTACCTGCTGGTCGCGCTCGCGCTCGCGACGCTCCTCGTCCGCGTCGCGGTGGCGTCGGCCGCGATGGCCGGCCTGCTGACGGACCCCGACCACCATCTCGCCGAGCACGTGCTGGACGTGCTGATGGCCGCGCTGGTCATCGCCGCCGTCTACACGGCCCGCTCGGTCCGCCGGCGGGCGAGCGCGGACCCCGAGCACGAGGTGGTCGACGATGACTGAAGCGACCGAGAACACGACCCGGCGGGCGATTCACGACCACATCCGGGACCGTCCGGGCGTCCATTTCAACGAGCTGACCCGGGTGCTGGACCTCGCACCCGGACAGGTCCAGTACCACCTGAAGCGGCTCACCCGTTCCGACCGCGTCGTCGCCGCGGACCTGTTCGGCCGAACCCACTACTATCCGCCCGAGTACGACGACTGGGAGCGGGCCGCGCTGGCGCTGCTCCACCGCGAGACGAGCGCGGACATCGTCGCCGAACTGCTGGCGGCGGGGCCGCTCGGCGCCGGCGAGACCGCCGAACGCGTCGGTATCGCCCGCTCGACCTGCTCCTGGCACGTTGATCGGCTGGTCGAGGCCGACGTGGTCCGGAAGGAGCGCGACGGGAACCGTGTGGTACTGACGCTCGCGGAACCGGAGCGGACGGCACGACTCCTGCAGCGGGCCGAGCCGTCGCTCCCCGAGCGGCTGGTGGACCGGTTCACGCGGCTCGTGGATTCGCTACTTGCCGAGTGAATATCACACCAGATTCAAATTTTGGTTCATGAATTGAAATTTCCGAGATTTATACGGGTATCACGTATTCCTTCTCAGCGATAACGCGACCATCTCCGAAGCCCTCGCACGCGAGAGCGGCGGCGGGCCTCCGGCACAGCCGCCAGCGCGCGCCCGGTGGACTGACAGATACCCCCCACTCGTGGAAGGCGGCAACAGCGTGCGCCCCCGGAGGTGAACCCGCAGCCTCTTGCGCCCCGGTGCCGAAGCCCCGGCCATGCGACGGGGCGCTACGACGCTGGGTCTCCTCGTGCTGGTCGCCGCGCTCGTGGGCGCGGGCGTCGCGGGCGGCCACTCCGTCAACTACGTCTCCGCCGACCCGCAGGTCACGCCCGACGGGACGGTCCTCGTCGAGGGAGCCTTCGTCGAGGAGTCCGGCTGGGCCGTGCTCCACGAGCGGACCGTGGATGGCTACGGGGAGGCGCTCGGCGCGACCCGGCTCCCCCGACGGAACGCCTTCTACACGGATATCGCGGTCACCATCGAGGCCGAGGCGTGGGCGAACTGGTCGACGCGTGAGGTCGTCGTGGTCCTCCACGGTGAGGACGGGGACGGCGAGTTCACCGACGCGGACCCGCCGCTGGCCGGGTTCGGCGTCGTCGTCACGGACCGGTTCGTCGTCGAACCGGGCCACCGCGCCGTCGTCACCGGCGAGGACGATTTCCCGCAGC of the Haloglomus salinum genome contains:
- a CDS encoding DUF7282 domain-containing protein, which produces MQRRSLVAAALALACVAALAAVPLPVSAHVNDVRADPQVSADGTVLVETAYVADDAWLALYSDDGGERGEVIGTRQLGDAGFRTDLAVRIDEGAWRDWSEGEARTVHVALHNDKGSSGFDREEDPVLTFFGREATDQFTLEHGQGAYVGTRAFSPQDTDGPSVTVRTARLPSDGHLVARNVTNASEGNETALEPVGSTALAAGTHQDVTVELDAAYYERQDTRARIGLTVYRDDGDGRFGPGDEPVRAGDAAVTTFVFLNRTDASGGAGGESAGGGESSASDGAAVTTPGATDGTDGEGGGLVTTATAESTTAPGTTADGDTATKSTDGQPGFGVLTAALAVVAVLAAGGRRRRT
- a CDS encoding winged helix-turn-helix transcriptional regulator translates to MTEATENTTRRAIHDHIRDRPGVHFNELTRVLDLAPGQVQYHLKRLTRSDRVVAADLFGRTHYYPPEYDDWERAALALLHRETSADIVAELLAAGPLGAGETAERVGIARSTCSWHVDRLVEADVVRKERDGNRVVLTLAEPERTARLLQRAEPSLPERLVDRFTRLVDSLLAE
- a CDS encoding DUF7471 family protein, whose product is MANGPLLIALLALAGVAAATLLGLALAGFARRRSRPYLLVALALATLLVRVAVASAAMAGLLTDPDHHLAEHVLDVLMAALVIAAVYTARSVRRRASADPEHEVVDDD
- a CDS encoding DUF7350 domain-containing protein — its product is MDRREFLRAGGAAGVLALAGCTGTDGGDGGGGATPTPTPAGGSGETPTQADDASLPGGVYVQRYSESMAMQGTETADGYAAGLMYAAPHVFWNVAGSQLEQTPKEPSDSVHLMAVVWDPETNTVLPEAGVSVEILQNGSLVSQEVIYPMLSQRMGFHWGGNFPLDGDGEYVARVSIGGMNTRRTGAFEGQFGDPATLELPFAFNEAERSKVTVEPLEQYGQRGAVKPMSMGMMPQAYAPKQSDLPGEFLAKTTSDDTVFLSTQLSGEAASRFDATNYLAVSARTPYNRIVLPSMAVEATVTRGSETVFDGALTRTLDPELDYHYGTAIAGGLQAGDEVELRVPTPPQVARHEGYERAFLQMEPMTFTV